One Hydrogenophaga crassostreae genomic region harbors:
- the murI gene encoding glutamate racemase — protein MTTLGVFDSGVGGLSVLRELQKQLPTVSCVYVADSAFAPYGERDVATIQARAQTITTYLRLHHGIKALVIACNTATAHAVEAVRATHPDLPIIGVEPALKPAAAQTVSGHVGILATRGTLSSERFLRLRTQVESSSSRTVHFWPQACDGLADAIERNRLEEVQALGQRYMTSLFNAGPQAKNIDTIVLGCTHYPFALETLQSAALGHGVRFLETGLPVARRARELLVPMMPPEPEPGLVLPPTLFSTGDATGLSGAAQRWIDPKLFAHTVSI, from the coding sequence TTGACCACACTGGGTGTTTTTGACAGCGGCGTGGGTGGGCTCAGCGTTCTGCGCGAACTGCAGAAGCAACTGCCCACCGTTTCGTGCGTCTATGTCGCTGACAGCGCTTTCGCCCCTTACGGCGAACGCGATGTCGCCACCATTCAGGCCCGTGCCCAGACAATCACGACCTATTTGCGCCTGCACCACGGTATCAAGGCACTGGTCATCGCCTGTAACACGGCCACAGCGCACGCGGTCGAGGCAGTGAGGGCGACCCATCCCGACCTGCCCATCATCGGCGTAGAACCCGCGTTAAAGCCTGCCGCAGCACAAACCGTCAGCGGTCATGTCGGAATTCTGGCGACGCGTGGAACCTTGAGCAGCGAACGCTTTCTCCGACTGCGCACCCAAGTTGAATCATCGAGCAGCCGCACCGTGCATTTCTGGCCGCAAGCATGTGACGGGCTGGCCGATGCCATCGAACGCAATCGGCTGGAAGAAGTTCAAGCACTCGGCCAGCGCTATATGACAAGCCTCTTCAACGCTGGGCCGCAGGCCAAGAACATTGACACCATTGTTCTCGGGTGCACACACTACCCTTTTGCCCTCGAAACACTGCAATCTGCGGCGCTGGGCCACGGGGTGCGTTTCCTTGAAACCGGCCTTCCAGTAGCAAGAAGAGCGCGCGAATTGTTGGTGCCCATGATGCCGCCCGAGCCCGAGCCGGGGCTTGTCCTTCCACCCACCTTGTTCAGCACAGGCGATGCAACAGGCCTCAGCGGCGCGGCCCAGCGCTGGATTGACCCCAAGCTGTTTGCGCACACCGTTTCCATATAG
- a CDS encoding MFS transporter — MAWFSQDALQPGVRSREVFAWAMYDFANSGYTTVVLTAVFAAYFVGVVADSAPWATFAWTLALSVSHAIVMLTMPAIGAWADRHAAKKRLLLLTTVGCVAATAALALVGPGAVALAVVLIVLSNVFFSWGESLSAAFLPELARPAAMGRVSGWGWSLGYVGGMLALGLSLGYVLWATAQGQAASAFVPVTMLITAAVFALAASVTLSMLSERARPQPGVAREDGWRASLRQLRTTFLDAREYVDFMWLLACAVAYQGGVAVAITLAAIYAEQVIGFVQQETMVLIFVLNIAAMVGAFVFGYAQDRVGHKAALGITLLGWMVTCVMAALTTTKGGFWYAAAIAGFCMGSSQSSGRAMAGLFAPPARLAEFFGLWAFATRLASIIGPLSYGAITWATDGNQRLAIGATAGLFLVGLVLLLPVNMARGRAKALRAS; from the coding sequence ATGGCGTGGTTTTCCCAAGACGCTTTGCAGCCTGGCGTGCGCAGCCGGGAGGTGTTCGCCTGGGCCATGTACGACTTCGCCAATTCCGGGTACACGACCGTGGTCTTGACGGCCGTGTTTGCGGCCTACTTCGTGGGTGTCGTTGCAGATTCGGCACCCTGGGCGACATTTGCCTGGACGCTGGCCCTTAGCGTTTCTCATGCAATCGTTATGTTGACGATGCCCGCCATAGGCGCGTGGGCCGATCGGCATGCAGCCAAAAAGCGTTTGTTGTTGTTGACCACTGTGGGTTGTGTGGCTGCGACCGCAGCATTGGCCCTTGTGGGGCCGGGTGCCGTGGCTCTGGCTGTTGTCTTGATCGTGTTGTCCAACGTGTTTTTTTCCTGGGGTGAGTCGCTGAGCGCGGCCTTCTTGCCTGAATTGGCCAGGCCTGCCGCCATGGGAAGGGTGAGCGGGTGGGGTTGGAGTCTCGGTTATGTTGGCGGCATGCTGGCTTTGGGTCTGAGTCTGGGTTATGTGCTTTGGGCGACTGCGCAAGGGCAGGCGGCATCGGCGTTCGTGCCAGTCACGATGCTGATCACTGCCGCCGTATTTGCGTTGGCCGCTTCAGTCACCCTTTCCATGCTGAGCGAACGTGCGCGGCCGCAACCTGGAGTTGCTCGAGAGGATGGCTGGAGAGCATCGCTGAGACAACTCAGGACGACGTTTCTCGATGCGCGGGAATATGTTGATTTCATGTGGTTGCTGGCCTGTGCTGTGGCCTATCAGGGCGGTGTCGCGGTGGCGATTACCTTGGCGGCCATTTATGCCGAGCAAGTGATCGGGTTTGTTCAACAAGAAACCATGGTTCTGATCTTTGTGCTCAACATCGCGGCCATGGTGGGCGCATTCGTTTTCGGTTATGCGCAGGACCGGGTTGGTCACAAGGCCGCCCTGGGCATCACGTTGCTTGGATGGATGGTGACCTGTGTGATGGCCGCGCTGACCACCACGAAAGGTGGCTTCTGGTATGCGGCGGCGATCGCCGGGTTTTGTATGGGCTCCAGCCAGTCTTCGGGACGGGCCATGGCTGGGCTGTTTGCGCCACCGGCGCGGTTGGCAGAGTTTTTCGGTTTGTGGGCGTTTGCCACCCGGCTGGCGAGCATCATTGGACCGTTGAGCTATGGAGCAATCACCTGGGCCACAGACGGCAACCAGCGTTTGGCGATTGGCGCCACCGCCGGGTTATTTCTGGTGGGTCTGGTGTTGTTGCTGCCAGTAAATATGGCGCGAGGGCGGGCAAAGGCCCTGCGCGCTTCGTAG
- a CDS encoding DUF6806 family protein, with product MTRYNAPFEIHVHGDVPLREDVEFAQIQDALKPLWQYAGGKSLAAAAESSYEDEPGIRFDAQTHVLKLCWTVPGDEDFRQVVEEACMGLNEIAASGAPLEVSFYDTEFDEEEEGNSEEEARDDFMMCFVGPTPAAIMQVQRDLLVQDVVHIMERHFDASELGAVVASIDTLFTQRFESLVSSMNLGRPPRGHGGTGHGGGRKPRHLH from the coding sequence ATGACCCGATACAACGCACCCTTCGAAATCCATGTGCACGGCGATGTGCCTCTGCGTGAAGACGTGGAATTTGCCCAGATCCAGGATGCGCTCAAGCCTTTGTGGCAATACGCTGGTGGGAAGTCGCTCGCTGCAGCGGCCGAGAGTTCTTACGAAGACGAGCCCGGCATCCGCTTTGATGCACAAACGCATGTCTTGAAACTGTGCTGGACCGTGCCCGGCGATGAGGACTTCCGCCAGGTGGTCGAAGAAGCCTGCATGGGCTTGAATGAAATCGCCGCCTCGGGTGCACCACTCGAGGTGTCGTTTTATGACACCGAGTTTGACGAGGAGGAAGAGGGCAACTCCGAGGAAGAGGCGCGAGATGACTTCATGATGTGTTTTGTTGGCCCGACGCCAGCAGCCATCATGCAAGTGCAACGCGATCTCCTGGTGCAGGACGTGGTGCACATCATGGAGCGTCACTTTGACGCCTCTGAGCTTGGTGCTGTGGTGGCCTCTATCGACACCTTGTTTACCCAGCGCTTTGAGTCACTCGTGAGTTCGATGAACCTGGGACGGCCACCGCGCGGTCATGGCGGCACCGGACATGGTGGGGGGCGCAAACCACGCCACCTGCATTGA